Proteins encoded within one genomic window of Kaistia algarum:
- a CDS encoding FAD-dependent monooxygenase produces MAEFETAIAGAGIAGLTAALLLSRSGRQVSVFERTAVHYEVGAGLQISPNAGRILEQLGLGPALDAVSVRPQAIDVYSGSHLKPLVSMPLASAALRLGAPYRVLHRADLQRLLLDAARADPSIRLALAAPITDVETLSGAISFSIGGTRHAAKLLVGADGIRSAVRHFVDPGQTEIAAQRTAWRTTIPAVEAPEELPRDHVSVFMNERSHVVAYPIRAGKEINVVAIIEEDWSGEGWAEPGDPDEITRFFRNASSVLTALINAGKAWTRWCLRAVEPSGPWHRGHAVLVGDSAHAMLPFLAQGAAMAIEDAAILTRCLAQPGFDTQAALQRYQALRQPRVARVWRAAQQNGTIYHMSPLAASFRDATMKALGGERLLARYDWLYGWKQNG; encoded by the coding sequence ATGGCCGAGTTCGAGACTGCGATCGCCGGCGCCGGCATCGCAGGTCTGACGGCTGCGCTGCTGCTTTCGCGCAGCGGCCGGCAGGTGTCCGTGTTCGAGCGGACCGCGGTCCATTATGAGGTCGGTGCCGGCCTGCAGATCTCGCCGAACGCCGGCCGCATCCTCGAACAGCTCGGCCTCGGCCCGGCCCTTGACGCCGTCTCCGTTCGGCCGCAGGCGATCGACGTCTATTCCGGCAGCCATCTCAAGCCGCTGGTCTCGATGCCGCTGGCGAGCGCGGCGCTGCGCCTTGGCGCACCCTATCGCGTCCTGCATCGCGCCGACCTGCAGCGGCTCCTGCTTGATGCCGCCCGAGCCGATCCATCGATCCGCTTGGCGCTCGCCGCCCCGATTACCGACGTCGAAACCCTGTCCGGTGCCATAAGCTTCTCGATCGGCGGTACCCGCCACGCCGCGAAACTCCTTGTCGGCGCCGATGGTATCCGCTCTGCCGTGCGGCACTTCGTCGATCCCGGCCAAACCGAGATCGCGGCGCAGCGAACGGCGTGGCGGACGACGATTCCGGCCGTCGAGGCGCCGGAGGAACTGCCGCGCGACCATGTCAGCGTCTTCATGAACGAGCGCAGCCACGTGGTCGCCTATCCGATCCGCGCCGGCAAGGAGATCAACGTCGTCGCGATCATCGAGGAGGATTGGTCCGGCGAGGGCTGGGCCGAGCCCGGCGATCCGGACGAGATCACACGCTTTTTCCGCAACGCGTCCAGCGTCCTTACTGCCCTGATCAACGCCGGAAAAGCCTGGACGCGCTGGTGTCTCCGGGCCGTCGAGCCCTCGGGGCCCTGGCATCGAGGCCATGCCGTGCTGGTCGGTGATTCAGCCCATGCCATGCTGCCCTTCCTGGCCCAGGGCGCGGCGATGGCAATCGAGGACGCAGCAATCCTGACACGCTGCCTCGCGCAGCCGGGCTTCGACACGCAGGCGGCTCTCCAGCGCTATCAAGCGCTCCGCCAGCCCCGCGTTGCCCGAGTCTGGCGCGCGGCCCAGCAGAACGGCACGATCTATCACATGAGCCCGCTGGCCGCCTCATTCCGCGACGCGACCATGAAGGCGCTCGGCGGCGAAAGGCTGCTCGCCCGCTATGACTGGCTGTATGGCTGGAAACAGAACGGGTGA
- a CDS encoding zinc-finger domain-containing protein, which translates to MAEHVIPHFHNDSGVARIEIGVKEFMCVGAKPPFDHPHIFIDLGEDGERVCPYCSTLYRYNPALHGTETLPPGHLFIDPIAA; encoded by the coding sequence ATGGCCGAGCACGTCATACCGCATTTCCACAATGATTCAGGCGTGGCGCGGATCGAGATCGGCGTGAAGGAGTTCATGTGCGTGGGCGCCAAGCCACCCTTCGACCATCCGCACATCTTCATCGACCTCGGCGAAGACGGCGAGCGCGTCTGCCCCTATTGCTCGACGCTCTATCGCTACAATCCAGCGCTGCACGGCACCGAGACGCTGCCGCCGGGCCATCTCTTCATCGATCCGATCGCGGCCTGA
- a CDS encoding alpha/beta fold hydrolase, with product MPSFNSNGYEIAFMDEGEGPPVLLIHGFASRYRVNWINPGWVDALVKAGRRVVAFDNRGHGDSDKPHDVGAYRLGAMAEDARNLLDHLGILRADVMGYSMGARIAAFLALAHPERIKALIFGGLGYGIVTGVGDWGPVVAALEAEDASTVTDPIGLMFRKFADQTGSDRVALAACMKATRQPISADDLSTLKMPVLVAVGEKDELAGSPQALAEIIPGAEVLEIPKRDHMLAVGDKAYKAGALDFLKRKGLG from the coding sequence ATGCCCAGCTTCAATTCCAACGGCTATGAGATCGCCTTTATGGATGAGGGCGAGGGGCCGCCGGTCCTGCTCATCCATGGCTTTGCCTCGCGTTATCGCGTCAACTGGATCAATCCGGGCTGGGTTGATGCGCTGGTGAAGGCGGGGCGCCGCGTCGTCGCGTTCGATAATCGCGGCCATGGCGACAGCGACAAGCCGCATGATGTCGGGGCCTATCGCCTCGGCGCCATGGCCGAGGACGCCCGCAACCTGCTCGACCATCTCGGAATCCTGAGGGCCGACGTCATGGGCTATTCCATGGGCGCGCGGATCGCCGCCTTCCTGGCGCTGGCGCATCCCGAGCGGATCAAGGCCCTGATCTTCGGCGGGCTCGGCTACGGTATCGTCACGGGCGTCGGCGACTGGGGGCCGGTGGTTGCAGCTCTGGAGGCCGAGGACGCGTCGACGGTCACCGATCCGATCGGCCTTATGTTCCGCAAATTCGCCGACCAGACCGGGAGCGACCGCGTGGCGCTCGCCGCCTGCATGAAGGCAACCCGCCAGCCCATCTCGGCCGATGATCTCTCGACGCTGAAAATGCCGGTCCTGGTGGCCGTGGGCGAGAAGGACGAGCTCGCCGGCTCGCCCCAGGCGCTGGCGGAGATCATCCCGGGCGCCGAGGTGCTGGAGATCCCCAAGCGCGACCACATGCTGGCCGTCGGCGACAAGGCCTACAAGGCCGGCGCGCTCGACTTTCTCAAGCGAAAGGGGCTCGGCTGA
- the cysE gene encoding serine O-acetyltransferase — MSVTISRQHGEAVASFDPIWSAIRADAEEIVRSEPAMASFVYGTILNSDRLEEAVACRISERLHHRDMSGEIIRQAFLEAYAGDPALGEALRVDIAAVVDRDPACNRAIEPVLYFKGFHAIQTHRLAHWLWSRGRRDFAYYLQSRASTVYQVDINPAVRLGKGIFFDHATAIVVGETAVIEDNVSILQGVTLGGTGKETGDRHPKVRHGVLIGAGAKILGNIEIGHCSRVAAGSVVLHAVPPNTTVAGVPAKVVGSAPCAEPSRAMDQMLVGTA, encoded by the coding sequence ATGTCGGTCACGATTTCCCGTCAACATGGCGAAGCCGTCGCCAGTTTCGATCCCATCTGGTCGGCCATCCGGGCCGATGCCGAGGAGATCGTGCGTAGCGAGCCTGCCATGGCGAGCTTCGTTTACGGGACGATCCTGAACAGCGATCGGCTGGAGGAGGCCGTCGCCTGCCGCATTTCCGAACGGCTCCATCATCGCGATATGTCAGGCGAGATCATCCGCCAGGCTTTCCTCGAAGCCTATGCGGGTGATCCGGCGCTTGGAGAGGCGCTGCGCGTTGACATTGCCGCCGTGGTCGACCGCGATCCGGCATGCAACCGTGCGATCGAGCCGGTGCTTTATTTCAAGGGGTTCCACGCCATTCAGACGCATCGTCTCGCGCATTGGCTCTGGAGCCGAGGGCGGCGTGACTTCGCCTATTATCTGCAGAGCCGCGCGTCGACCGTCTATCAGGTCGACATCAACCCGGCTGTCCGGCTCGGCAAGGGCATTTTCTTTGACCATGCGACCGCGATCGTCGTCGGCGAGACGGCGGTGATCGAGGACAATGTGTCTATATTGCAGGGTGTTACGCTCGGCGGCACGGGCAAGGAAACCGGCGATCGGCATCCCAAGGTGCGCCATGGCGTGTTGATCGGGGCGGGGGCCAAGATCCTCGGCAATATCGAGATCGGCCATTGCTCGCGGGTTGCCGCCGGCTCGGTCGTCCTGCACGCCGTGCCGCCGAATACGACGGTCGCGGGTGTGCCGGCCAAGGTCGTCGGCAGCGCGCCCTGTGCCGAGCCGTCGCGTGCCATGGACCAGATGCTGGTGGGTACCGCCTGA
- a CDS encoding DUF3126 family protein — MDRKEIQKLESFFRRRFAMKDISVRQRPRKDDSAEVYFGDEFVGVVFRDDEEGDLSYNFTMAILDIDLEDV, encoded by the coding sequence TTGGATCGCAAAGAGATCCAGAAGCTCGAGAGCTTCTTCCGCCGTCGCTTCGCCATGAAGGACATCAGCGTTCGCCAGCGTCCTCGCAAGGACGATTCGGCGGAGGTCTATTTCGGCGATGAGTTCGTCGGCGTCGTCTTCCGCGACGATGAGGAGGGTGACCTCTCCTACAACTTCACCATGGCAATCCTGGACATCGACCTCGAGGACGTTTGA
- a CDS encoding DUF6949 family protein: MATGVVVAGVMASFYELIAAEPLRFRPFGKSFAAWLTSFLLLAMTGPFIILRGAVQAFRAERSAFGPDGPQPADRGRVERLFGADLAEPDPHGTGGFLLGGLHAHSCARRRHAGTARRGALLGSAGCAGHRQGDAGR; the protein is encoded by the coding sequence ATGGCGACGGGGGTCGTGGTCGCGGGCGTCATGGCGAGCTTCTACGAGCTCATTGCCGCCGAACCGCTCAGATTTCGCCCGTTCGGAAAGAGCTTCGCCGCGTGGCTCACAAGCTTTCTTCTCCTTGCGATGACCGGACCTTTCATTATCCTCCGCGGTGCCGTGCAGGCGTTTCGGGCGGAGCGAAGCGCCTTTGGCCCCGATGGCCCTCAGCCTGCTGATCGCGGGCGTGTGGAGCGGTTGTTCGGGGCTGATCTTGCTGAGCCTGACCCTCACGGCACAGGCGGGTTTCTATTAGGGGGGCTTCATGCCCATTCATGCGCTCGACGGCGTCATGCCGGAACTGCCCGGCGAGGGGCGCTACTGGGTAGCGCCGGATGCGCAGGTCATCGGCAAGGTGACGCTGGGCGATGA
- a CDS encoding gamma carbonic anhydrase family protein, whose product MPIHALDGVMPELPGEGRYWVAPDAQVIGKVTLGDEVGIWFGAVLRGDNERITIGARSNIQEHSVLHTDMGYPLAIGEGCTIGHRAILHGCTVGENSLIGMGAIVLNGARIGANCLVAAGALVPEGREIADGSLVVGVPGRAVRSLDADAIEKLRRAATGYVANWRRFAAGLGR is encoded by the coding sequence ATGCCCATTCATGCGCTCGACGGCGTCATGCCGGAACTGCCCGGCGAGGGGCGCTACTGGGTAGCGCCGGATGCGCAGGTCATCGGCAAGGTGACGCTGGGCGATGAGGTTGGCATCTGGTTCGGCGCCGTGCTGCGCGGCGACAATGAGCGCATCACCATCGGCGCCCGCAGCAACATCCAGGAACACTCGGTCCTGCATACCGATATGGGCTATCCGCTCGCCATCGGGGAGGGCTGCACGATCGGCCACCGCGCGATCCTGCATGGCTGCACGGTCGGCGAGAACTCGTTGATCGGCATGGGCGCCATCGTCCTGAACGGTGCCCGTATCGGCGCCAATTGCCTCGTCGCCGCCGGCGCGCTTGTTCCGGAGGGAAGGGAGATCGCGGATGGCTCGCTGGTCGTCGGCGTGCCGGGCAGGGCGGTCCGCAGTCTCGACGCGGATGCGATCGAAAAGCTCAGGCGCGCCGCAACAGGTTATGTCGCCAATTGGCGCCGCTTCGCGGCAGGGCTCGGCCGCTGA
- a CDS encoding transglutaminase-like cysteine peptidase — translation MFCVRVSSLAGIVVALMGLVMPSANAQTQSAFMQVIGTTTQPIGHHDLCARIPVECRERTATEAAMKLTPARWNELIAINDNVNTAIQPDTDQDIYGKEEYWAYPDSKGDCEDYVLLKRRELLQRGWPAGSLLITVVRQTNGDGHAILTVRTDRGDLVLDNLEGKIKLWNQTDYQFIKRQDDRNSGRWVSIEDDRTMLVGSIKR, via the coding sequence ATGTTTTGCGTACGCGTTTCTAGTTTAGCCGGGATTGTCGTTGCGTTGATGGGTCTTGTCATGCCCTCCGCGAATGCTCAAACGCAGTCGGCCTTCATGCAGGTAATCGGCACAACGACGCAGCCGATCGGCCATCATGACCTCTGCGCCCGGATACCGGTCGAGTGCCGCGAGCGCACGGCGACCGAAGCGGCGATGAAATTGACGCCTGCCCGCTGGAACGAGCTCATCGCCATCAATGACAACGTCAATACGGCGATCCAGCCCGATACCGACCAGGACATCTACGGCAAGGAAGAATACTGGGCCTATCCGGACAGCAAGGGCGACTGCGAAGACTATGTGCTGCTGAAGCGGCGCGAGCTTCTGCAGCGCGGCTGGCCCGCCGGCTCGCTGCTGATCACGGTGGTGCGGCAGACCAATGGCGACGGCCACGCGATCCTGACCGTCCGGACCGATCGCGGCGATCTGGTGCTCGACAATCTCGAAGGCAAGATCAAGCTCTGGAACCAGACGGACTATCAGTTCATCAAGCGCCAGGACGATCGCAACAGCGGTCGCTGGGTCTCGATCGAGGACGACCGCACCATGCTGGTCGGCTCCATCAAGCGCTGA
- a CDS encoding PilZ domain-containing protein, giving the protein MTLPPQTAHRSPLENYDRRRYRRYALSMAGRYMLEDRREYPCRTIDVSADGAALAAPIRGQVGERVIAYIDNLGRLEGTIVRATDIGFTMTITATLRKRDKLAASLAWLADRDGSGRDDARQHGRIAPRNPFSQLTLPDGTAFRCRILDLSLSGAAIAVDAEPPVGAPVRLGTLPARIGRHFAGGLAVEFERPQTEAGLEELF; this is encoded by the coding sequence ATGACGCTGCCGCCCCAGACCGCCCATCGCTCGCCGCTCGAGAACTATGACCGGCGGCGCTACCGGCGTTATGCTTTGTCCATGGCCGGGCGATACATGCTGGAGGATCGACGAGAATATCCCTGCCGCACGATCGATGTGTCGGCGGATGGCGCTGCGCTGGCCGCACCGATCCGCGGGCAAGTCGGGGAACGGGTCATCGCCTATATCGACAATCTGGGCCGCCTCGAAGGCACAATCGTCCGCGCCACGGACATCGGTTTCACCATGACGATCACCGCGACGCTTCGGAAGCGCGACAAGCTCGCGGCGTCCTTGGCCTGGCTCGCCGACCGGGACGGCTCCGGCCGGGACGACGCCCGGCAACATGGCCGGATCGCGCCGCGCAACCCCTTCTCCCAGCTGACGCTGCCAGACGGAACCGCGTTCCGCTGCCGCATCCTCGATCTCTCGCTCTCCGGCGCCGCCATCGCGGTCGACGCCGAGCCTCCGGTTGGCGCGCCGGTACGCCTCGGCACCCTGCCAGCCCGTATCGGCCGACATTTCGCCGGCGGCCTCGCCGTCGAATTCGAACGGCCCCAGACCGAAGCCGGACTGGAAGAGCTGTTCTAG
- a CDS encoding PAS domain-containing protein — protein sequence MKHRHTRHLHTYWSDLRGEAAAPLRGAIEPGDIREVLGDTFILENAPPAAHIPFRLAGTRLCALYGRELKSRSFLGLWGDTDIDAMATLLQAIAGDAAAAVLGVETFNERGQSVPSEMILLPLSRGGRLYDRVLGLMVPIERPYWLGLHPIIRQTITSLRLIWPDERPALARAVAPAVHASVASAALGSGRRRGHLVVLDGGRQ from the coding sequence ATGAAGCACCGGCATACCCGGCATCTCCACACCTACTGGTCGGACCTGCGCGGCGAGGCGGCGGCTCCGCTGCGCGGCGCGATCGAGCCTGGCGACATCCGCGAGGTATTGGGCGACACCTTCATTCTGGAGAATGCGCCGCCCGCCGCGCATATTCCCTTCCGGCTCGCCGGGACACGGCTCTGCGCGCTCTACGGGCGGGAACTCAAGAGCCGCAGCTTTCTCGGCCTCTGGGGCGATACCGACATCGACGCGATGGCGACCCTCCTGCAGGCGATTGCCGGCGACGCGGCGGCGGCTGTGTTGGGTGTCGAGACCTTCAACGAACGCGGGCAGTCCGTTCCTTCCGAGATGATCCTGCTGCCTCTGTCGCGCGGCGGCCGTCTCTATGACCGCGTGCTCGGCTTGATGGTGCCGATCGAACGGCCCTATTGGCTCGGACTGCACCCCATCATCCGCCAGACCATAACCAGCCTGCGCCTCATCTGGCCGGACGAGCGCCCCGCGCTGGCCCGCGCCGTTGCGCCGGCCGTGCATGCATCGGTCGCATCCGCAGCACTCGGCTCGGGGCGGCGGCGCGGCCATCTCGTCGTCCTCGACGGGGGCCGGCAATAG
- a CDS encoding rhomboid family intramembrane serine protease, translating to MDHRSDFTVREPVFNLPRVVVASLAVLVVIHAVRVLLLSADQDGYVLAAFAFVPVRLTAPDTFGFDWPGGVAGDVWTFATYALLHANWMHLVNNAFWMAAFGSPLAWRFGPLRFLGLSVLGAVAGAAAHLALAPYGTSPLIGASAAISAQMAAVARFAFAPGGRLGMTRPSVDADFRPALTIPEMIRNGRAMGFLGVWFVLNLVFGLLFSPPGTQLGQIAWEAHLGGFVVGLLFFPIFDPIRRRP from the coding sequence ATGGATCACAGAAGCGACTTCACCGTGCGAGAGCCGGTCTTCAATCTGCCGCGCGTTGTCGTCGCCAGCCTCGCCGTCCTCGTGGTGATCCACGCGGTGCGTGTCCTGCTGCTGTCGGCCGATCAGGACGGCTATGTCCTCGCCGCCTTCGCCTTCGTGCCAGTCCGCCTCACGGCACCGGACACATTCGGCTTCGATTGGCCGGGCGGGGTCGCCGGCGATGTATGGACCTTCGCGACCTACGCGCTCCTGCATGCCAACTGGATGCACCTCGTCAACAACGCCTTCTGGATGGCGGCCTTTGGCTCGCCCCTGGCTTGGCGCTTCGGGCCGCTCCGCTTTCTCGGCCTCTCAGTTCTGGGCGCGGTTGCTGGCGCGGCGGCCCATCTGGCGCTCGCACCCTATGGCACGTCGCCGCTCATCGGCGCCTCTGCGGCGATCTCGGCTCAGATGGCTGCGGTCGCGCGTTTCGCCTTCGCGCCAGGCGGGCGTCTGGGAATGACGCGCCCGAGCGTCGATGCCGATTTCCGGCCGGCGCTGACAATTCCCGAAATGATCCGCAACGGGCGGGCGATGGGGTTCCTCGGCGTTTGGTTCGTGCTCAACCTCGTCTTCGGCTTGCTGTTCTCTCCGCCGGGGACCCAGTTGGGCCAGATTGCCTGGGAAGCGCATCTCGGCGGCTTCGTCGTCGGCCTGCTGTTCTTCCCGATCTTCGATCCGATCCGCCGCCGGCCCTGA
- a CDS encoding CBS domain-containing protein — MTVAAILSSKGRDVMTVEVDTSIREAVHILAERRIGAIVVADSFRRILGIVSERDIVRALSRSGVEVLDGSVSSIMTVKVVTCSEIDTINHVMERMTEGRFRHLPVVEEGRLAGIVSIGDVVKARIQQVEQEAEEMRTYIAMA; from the coding sequence ATGACCGTTGCAGCCATTCTCTCGTCCAAGGGCCGGGACGTGATGACCGTCGAGGTCGATACGTCGATCCGCGAAGCTGTCCATATTCTCGCCGAACGCCGGATCGGAGCCATCGTGGTGGCGGACTCGTTCCGCCGCATTCTCGGCATCGTGTCGGAACGGGACATTGTGCGGGCGCTGTCGCGTTCTGGTGTCGAGGTGCTGGACGGCTCGGTCTCGTCGATCATGACGGTAAAGGTCGTAACCTGCTCGGAGATCGACACGATCAATCACGTCATGGAACGCATGACCGAGGGACGCTTCCGCCACCTGCCGGTCGTGGAGGAAGGGCGTCTTGCCGGCATCGTCTCGATCGGCGACGTGGTCAAGGCGCGCATCCAGCAGGTCGAGCAAGAGGCCGAGGAAATGCGCACCTACATCGCCATGGCTTAG
- the hisI gene encoding phosphoribosyl-AMP cyclohydrolase, with the protein MTTLTHFASPGSHESVEEGLQLTPRFDRDGLVAAVVVDDETGEVVMLAWMNAEALARTIATREGWYWSRSRQELWHKGATSGHVQTVTEIRVDCDQDAILLRVRTGGTGANCHTGRKGCFYRRVSTVPEGAEATLEFTGDQPLFDPKKVYGG; encoded by the coding sequence ATGACGACGCTCACGCATTTCGCATCGCCAGGCAGTCACGAATCCGTGGAGGAAGGGCTTCAGCTGACACCGCGCTTCGACCGCGACGGACTGGTCGCGGCGGTCGTCGTCGATGACGAGACTGGCGAGGTCGTCATGTTGGCCTGGATGAACGCTGAGGCTCTGGCCCGCACGATCGCGACGCGCGAAGGCTGGTACTGGAGCCGCTCGCGCCAAGAACTCTGGCACAAGGGCGCCACCAGCGGCCATGTCCAGACGGTCACGGAAATCCGGGTCGACTGCGACCAGGACGCGATCCTCCTGCGCGTGCGCACCGGCGGCACCGGCGCCAACTGCCACACCGGGCGCAAGGGCTGCTTCTACCGCCGTGTCAGCACGGTTCCGGAAGGCGCGGAAGCGACTTTGGAATTCACCGGCGACCAGCCGCTTTTCGACCCGAAAAAGGTCTATGGCGGCTGA
- the aroA gene encoding 3-phosphoshikimate 1-carboxyvinyltransferase — MTTVLNRVTAITITPPDAPLVGRVTPPGSKSITNRVLLLAALAKGTSHITGALKSLDTKLMAAALRDMGVAIDEPDETSFTVTGTGRLAAPGKPLYLGNAGTAMRFLTAALALVEGEVVADGDEHMRKRPIGPLVTALRSVGVDIADTNGCPPITIHGTGRFGTGRIEIDAGLSSQYVSALLMAAACGNGPVEVALTGTEIGARGYVDLTVAAMKAFGASVEKLDEATWRIEPTGYVATDFYVEPDASAATYLWAAEVLTGGRIDLGVAAEDFTQPDAKAQAVIAQFPHLPAVIDGSQMQDAIPTIAVLAAFNETPVRFVGIANLRVKECDRVRALSTELTRIRPGLAHEEGDDLIVSSDPTLPGQMLPTEIETYSDHRIAMSFALAGLKIHGITILDPDCVGKTYPAYWQMLRSLGVELEDRS, encoded by the coding sequence ATGACGACGGTCCTGAACCGCGTGACGGCCATCACGATCACGCCGCCCGATGCGCCGCTCGTCGGCCGCGTGACGCCGCCGGGCTCGAAGTCGATCACCAACCGCGTGCTGCTGCTGGCGGCGCTGGCGAAAGGTACGAGCCATATCACCGGCGCGCTGAAGAGCCTCGACACCAAGCTCATGGCGGCGGCGCTCCGCGACATGGGAGTGGCCATCGACGAGCCCGACGAAACCAGCTTCACCGTTACCGGCACTGGCCGCCTGGCGGCTCCCGGCAAGCCGCTCTATCTCGGCAATGCCGGGACGGCGATGCGCTTCCTGACAGCTGCGCTCGCGCTGGTCGAGGGCGAGGTAGTCGCCGATGGCGATGAACATATGCGCAAGCGTCCCATAGGGCCGCTCGTCACGGCGCTACGCTCGGTTGGCGTCGACATCGCCGATACGAATGGCTGCCCTCCGATTACGATCCATGGCACTGGCCGCTTCGGCACTGGCCGGATCGAGATCGATGCTGGGCTTTCCAGCCAATATGTCTCGGCGCTCCTCATGGCGGCGGCGTGCGGCAACGGCCCGGTCGAGGTTGCTCTGACCGGCACCGAGATCGGAGCGCGCGGCTATGTCGACCTGACCGTCGCCGCGATGAAGGCCTTCGGCGCCAGCGTCGAAAAGCTCGATGAAGCGACATGGCGGATCGAGCCGACCGGCTATGTCGCTACTGATTTTTACGTCGAGCCCGACGCATCGGCCGCGACCTATCTCTGGGCGGCGGAGGTGCTGACGGGCGGGCGCATCGACCTCGGCGTCGCGGCGGAGGATTTCACACAGCCCGACGCGAAGGCGCAGGCCGTCATCGCGCAGTTCCCACACCTTCCCGCCGTGATCGACGGCTCGCAGATGCAGGACGCCATCCCGACCATCGCCGTGCTTGCAGCGTTCAACGAGACACCGGTCCGCTTCGTCGGCATCGCCAATCTGCGCGTCAAGGAATGCGACCGGGTGCGCGCGCTCTCGACCGAGCTCACACGAATCCGGCCGGGACTCGCGCATGAGGAAGGCGACGATCTCATCGTCTCGTCCGATCCCACTCTGCCGGGACAGATGTTGCCGACCGAAATCGAGACCTATTCCGACCACCGTATCGCCATGAGCTTCGCGCTGGCCGGGCTCAAGATCCACGGCATTACGATCCTCGACCCGGATTGCGTCGGCAAGACCTATCCCGCCTATTGGCAGATGCTGCGCTCGCTGGGCGTCGAACTGGAAGATCGTTCATGA
- the folE gene encoding GTP cyclohydrolase I FolE has protein sequence MDAKIETSKPREPEPRAAPVRPSQAEAEAAVRTLIAFAGDDPSREGLIETPARVAKAFREFYCGYEQNPTDTLDRVFDEAGGYDDMVLVRDIPFYSHCEHHMVPFIGKAHIAYFPDGGVVGLSKLARVVDIFARRLQMQERLTAEIAAAVDDGLRPRGVAVLLEAEHHCVSMRGAEKSGVSTVTTRFTGVFKTDAAERVRFLALANRR, from the coding sequence ATGGACGCGAAGATCGAGACCAGTAAGCCTCGGGAGCCGGAACCGCGCGCGGCGCCTGTGCGGCCGAGCCAGGCGGAGGCGGAGGCTGCAGTGCGCACGCTGATCGCCTTTGCCGGCGACGATCCGTCCCGCGAGGGTTTGATCGAGACGCCCGCGCGCGTCGCCAAAGCCTTTCGCGAATTCTATTGCGGCTATGAACAGAACCCGACGGACACACTCGACCGTGTCTTTGACGAGGCCGGCGGCTATGACGACATGGTCCTCGTTCGCGACATTCCCTTTTATTCGCATTGCGAGCACCACATGGTGCCGTTCATTGGCAAGGCCCATATCGCCTATTTCCCCGATGGCGGCGTGGTGGGCCTCTCCAAGCTCGCGCGCGTCGTCGACATCTTTGCACGACGCCTGCAGATGCAGGAGCGACTGACGGCCGAGATCGCGGCCGCCGTTGATGATGGCCTCAGGCCGCGCGGCGTCGCGGTCCTGCTGGAGGCAGAACATCACTGCGTCTCCATGCGCGGCGCCGAGAAATCCGGGGTCTCGACGGTTACGACGCGCTTCACCGGGGTGTTCAAGACCGACGCTGCCGAGAGGGTGCGCTTCCTGGCGCTGGCGAACAGACGTTGA
- a CDS encoding iron-sulfur cluster assembly scaffold protein, with protein sequence MIDDIYSSRILEFAGNIPRIGRLAEPDATAKAHSRLCGSTVIVDLKVADGRVVDFAHDVRACALGQASSSIMAKNIVGASAQELREVRQTMIRMLKENGPPPEGRFTDLRYLEPVRDYKARHASTLLTFDAVVDALTQIEAKSEPAVQD encoded by the coding sequence ATGATCGACGACATCTATAGCAGCCGGATCTTGGAATTTGCCGGCAACATTCCCCGCATCGGCCGTCTCGCCGAGCCGGACGCCACGGCCAAGGCGCATTCGCGGCTCTGCGGTTCGACCGTCATCGTGGATCTCAAGGTGGCTGACGGCAGGGTCGTCGATTTCGCCCATGACGTGCGCGCCTGCGCGCTTGGGCAGGCTTCGTCGTCGATCATGGCGAAGAACATCGTCGGCGCCAGCGCGCAGGAATTGCGCGAGGTCCGTCAAACCATGATCCGCATGCTGAAGGAGAACGGCCCGCCGCCGGAAGGTCGCTTCACCGATCTGCGCTATCTGGAGCCCGTGCGGGACTACAAGGCCCGCCACGCCTCGACGCTGCTGACGTTCGACGCGGTCGTCGACGCGCTCACCCAGATCGAGGCAAAAAGCGAACCTGCCGTTCAGGACTGA